The sequence AGGCTGCTTCGGGGTAGCATGTCTAGACCAGCCACTATTCTTTATCTATAGGATAAAAGAAAATAGCGGATTCCCACGTTTTGTTATAAGAATTGTACTTGAGCAATTCGTTTTGGTACAGAACTTGCTTAAAACCAGATAGACCCGATTCGGCTTCTGATCTTACAATTGTAAACTCATGAAAAGTCTAATACTCTTTGTCCTGACTTGCCTTGCCTTTGTTGGTGTATTTCTGACGGTTACGGCCAGCGTATTTCTGATCGCCGGTATGGCCGTTTACGTGTTAGGGCGCCGCTTGTTCGGCTTCTCACGCCCCGTCTCCGCGTAAAAATTCTTTCGTCACCGTCGCCGTTCGCGTTCTGACCGGCGACACCAGAAAGAAACCGACAGCGGCCGGGCCGTTGGTCCGTACATTCCGAATATTGCTGGGTACGTTAGCAGGTGGCGTCGCAAAGAGGCCCGCATTCTGCAACTGTGCTTTCAATAACTCCCAAAACGTATAACCCTCCACCGTTATGGCGCGCATCTCGATCCGAACCGAATCGTTCAGTGCGTATAGCTTCTCGGGGTTGGCCGATTGGCGAATGGGCCGGATAAACTGAAGGCCATCGGTATCAGCGCTCCCCCGAAAGGCTCCGTTGTAGGCCAGAATAATGTCCTGCGGGCGATTCTGAAGCTGCCCGTTCCGGAAATACCGGATGTAGTAATAATCAGCAGCCCCGGCGATGTCGGTGGCGTAAAACTCAGCCCTGTAGCCCGTTTCGCTGGATACAGGGTTTATTTTTTGCTTCGAAAACGTGAGCGAGTCGATAGGCGGGATGCGCGGCATCTGCGCGATGGCCACGTACGATTCGCTGCCATACGTAATACTGAGCGCGTAGGTACGGCCGATCACGCCCAATTTGGCGGTATCGCTGCTGTTCGCGGGCTTCCATTTGTACACACCGTCATTGTCGGGGTCGGTAAACGCAAAGCGCCGCGTAATGCTGTTACCGGCCGCCGATACTTCGCCAACCAGCACCGACGCGCTCGTGACGGGCGTAGCCGGGCCATTATCGAAATAATTGCGGGTTTGTGTCAGCCGGATTTGCTGTTCGCCAGGCTGATCGGTGAGCCAGGCATCAATAGCCAGTTGGCTCGGGGCCGAGTCGATTTTGGTGTCAATGACCGTTTCGCAACTGGTCAGGACCAACGTACCTAGCAGGACTAGGGGCAAGTAAAGCAAACTCGTTTTCATCAGAATTTGAAGTTGTAGGTCACGGAAGGGATGAGGGTGGCAAACACCGAATAGCGGATCGCCTGCGTCTGGGCGATGTTGTCGGGGTTGGGCCGGTAGAACTCCGAGAACGGGTTTTTGCGGGCATACACGTTATAGACCGAGAATACCCAGTTGTCTTCTTTCTTCTTACCGGGCCGCTTTTTCCCCTGCAGCGTGGCGGCCAGATCAAGCCGGTGATAAGGCTGAATGCGGTAGTTGTTGCGTACATTTTCGGGATTGGTCCCTGCGGCGATATTCTGGAAATCGAATCGGTTGCCGAAGAAGGTGGCGGGCGTGCCACTCGCCAACACAAACGTGGCCGAGAAATTCCAGCGCGAGACTGAGCCATCAGCCCGTTTGGCGGGGTCATACAGCACCACGGCGTTGAGCGTGTGGCGTTTGTCGAACCGGGTCGGGTACCATTGGTTTTCGTTGATGCCCGTCACCAACCGTTCGGTTTTGGCCAGCGTGTAGCTCAACCAGCCGTTGATAACGCCCTTATTCTTGCGCAGGTAAAATTCGGCCCCATAGGCCCGGCCCTTACCCACCACCACGTCGCCTTCGAGGTACTGATTCAGCACCAGGTTGGCCCGGTCAATGTAATCGATCTGGTTTTGCAGCGATTTGTAGTACACCTCCACTGACGCCTCAAAGTCGTTGCCCGAGACTCCCCCAAAGTTACGGAAGTAGCCCGCCGCCACCTGATCCGACAGCTGCGGGGCAATATTGTTGGTCGATGGCGTCCAGACGTCGAGCGGGGTCGAGGCGGTTGTGTTCGAGAGCAAGTGCACATACTGCGCCAGCCGGTTGTAGCTCAGTTTGACCGAGCTGCCGGGCGCCAGATCGTATTTCAGGGCAAAGCGCGGCTCCAGATTACCATAGGTCTGAATGGTCTCGCCGGCTTTGTAGGTACGTGTCTCCTGCAGGGGCCGACGTACCCGGCCCGGCTGCGGCGAGTCGCCAAACGTATAGGCTTCACCGGGGCCGAGGTACTGGTAAAACGAGTAGCGCAGGCCATATTGGAGTTGTACACGCGGCGACACCTGCTGTTCATTGCCCACGTAGAGCGAGCTTTCCAGCGCGTATTTACTCTTTAGCCCAAACGACCGCACTACCCCGGCGCTCGCGGCCGTAGCCACACCGGGCTGGAAATCGTAGAGTAGCGCCTGCCCGCCAAACGTTACCGTGTTCTTGTTCCAGAACAGCGTGAAATCGGGCTTGATGCTGTAATTAACGATCTTGGCGTTGGTGCGGAAATAGTCGTTTCGGTTCTCGGCTTTCTGCCGCAGATCCGAGTCGAGCGAGTAGTCGTAGTTGCTGTAAAACGCCGTCGTGTTCAGAAACAGCTTGTCGTTGAAGACGTGGTTCCAGCGCATCGAGGCGGTGGCGCTGCCCCAGTTGAAGCCGAAATCGGCGCCAAATACGTCGCGCCCAAAGTACCCCGAAGCAAAAAGCGTGTTCTTGTCGTTGATCCGCAGGTTGGCTTTGGCCGTCAGGTCGTAGAAATAGAATTGGGAGCCTTTCAGATCGCCTTTCAGAAACGGTTGCGCCAGCACATCGGCGTATGACCGCCGGCCCGCCACGATAAACGACCCACGCGCCGTGCCGTCTTTGCCTTTAAATAGCGGCTGCTCATACGACAGGCGACTGAAAATCAAGCCAATACCACCATTAATCTCGCGCTTTTTGGCGTTCCCTTCTTTCAGCCGCACGTCCAGAATCGACGATACCCGTCCGCCATACAGCGCCGGAATCCCGCCTTTGACGAGCTTGACGTCTTTGACGGCGTCGGGGTTGAATACCGAGAAAAACCCGAACAGGTGGCTCGAGTTATAAACGGGTGCTTCGTCGAGCAGCACCAGGTTTTGATCGATACTACCGCCCCGCACGTTGAAGCCCGTTGCTCCCTCGCCGACCGTCGACACGCCGGGTAGTAGTTGAATGCTCCGCACAATGTCGACCTCACCCAACAGCGCCGGAATGCGCTGAATCGTTTTGATATCGACCTTATTGACGCTCATCTCGATGTTCGTCACGTTGTCGTCTTCACGGCGGGTCGATACGACCAGTTCTTGCAAATCCCGGCCTTCCTCCTTTAATTCAAGGTCTAATCGAACGTTCTGCGTCGTCAGATCAACAGTGCGGGTAAGGCGCTGGTAACCAACGTACGTAATCACCAGACCGTAGCTGCCTTTGGGGAGCGTGATCGAATAAAAGCCGTAGTTGTTGGTGACGGCCCCGGTGCCGGTTTCTTTGTTGTACACCGACACCCCAATGAGGCCTTCGCCATCAGACGCGTCTTTGACGTAGCCACTAACGGTGAATTTTTCCTGAGCGAAGGTGCTCAGTGAAAGCAACCAAAAGAGGCAGAACAAGGGTACTTTTAGTAACGTAGTTGAATGGTTCATGAAGTATAAGAACGTCCCGGTGAATCAGATTGGTAACGGCGCAGGCATGCTATTTGTTAACTGGCAACAAAGGTACCTAACCAGCGTGGGGGTCGTTTATTAACAATGAGTAAAACACGTTTTGGTAGGTATGAACGGTCTATATTGAGGCCGAAACTCTCCATCCAACGCTATGCATCTGTCTCGTCTGTTTTTGCTGCTTACCTGTCTGTTGGCAACGGGCGCCCAAGGGCAGTCGTTGCTATGGGAAGTGTCAGGTAACGGGTTGACCAAACCGTCGTATCTGTTTGGCACTTACCACATCCTGCGCGACAGCTACTTGCAGGGCGACACGCTGACGTGGTCTTATTTCAAACGGGCAGAAGGCGTCGTTGTGGAGATGGTCTTCGACTCGACGGAGGTGAACAAAGTGGCGCAGTACGGCACCATGGCCGATAAGAACCTCATTCACCTGATCAACGCCAGCGATTACAAACTGGTGGCCGATGAGTTCAACGCCATGACCGGGCAGGAACTGTCGTTTTACAACCAGATCAAACCGATCATTATCGCCACGGCGCTCAGCGTGGCCTATGCCCGCAAGCAGTCAGATACCCTCACGCGGTTTACAGGACAGCCCATCGACATGTACTTTGTGAATCAGGCCAAACTGCGACGCAAGCCACTACTAGGCCTAGAAACACTGGAAGAGCAGTTGAAACTGCTCTATGACCGCCAGCCCGTTGAGCAACAGGCCCAGCAACTCGTACGGCTGGTAAAACGCAAATCGTACGAAAAGCCCAAAGGCCCCAGCCTCACCGACCTCTACCTGAAGGCTGATCTGGAAGGCATGTGGAACCTGTTTCAGCGTGAGAGCGAAAGCAGTAGCGACCTATACGCCCTGATCGACGACCGGAACATGCGCTGGATGGGGCAGCTACGGCTGGCGATGGCGGGCCGCTCAACGTTCATCGCCGTGGGGGCGGGCCACCTGCCCGGCCCCAATGGGTTGCTCAACCTGCTCCGTGAAGCGGGGTTTAGCGTTCGGCCTCTTACCAACAAGGTGGCGTTTGCCCAGACAGCCCGATAGCCCGCCTCAGGCGTCTTCCGACTGGCTTTTCAACTTCCGAATCAGCCGTTTGGCTTCTTTGTCGTCGCGCTCGGGAAAATCGGCCGGGATGCTTTCAAGCAGTTCCGTCATAACGTGCGCGATAATCAGTTGCTGGTTGGCCCGGTCATCGCTGGGAATCACATACCAGGGGCAGTCGGGTGTGGCGGTGGCGTTGATGGCGTCTTGGTAGGCTTTCATATAATCGGGCCAGTATTCGCGCTCCTTCAGGTCGTTGTCACTTAGTTTCCACTGCTTTTCGTCGTCGTTGAGGCGAGCCAGGAGCCGCTGTCCCTGTTCTTCCTTCGACACATGCAGGTAGAACTTCACGATCCGAAAGCCATTCCGGTGCAGGTACGCTTCCATGTTGGCCATGTCGGTGTAGCGCTGTTCCCAGAGCTTGGCCTGGCTGCGCAGAAACTCGTCAGGTACGTTGCCCTCATCCAACCGGTCAGGGTGGACTTTCAGCGCCAGGACTTCTTCGTAATACGTCCGGTTGAAAATGCCGATAAATCCCCGCTCGGGTAGCTTTTTCCAGAAGCGCCACAAATAATCGTGGGCCATGTCTTCTTTGCTCGGTTTCTTGAAGGCTGCCACCTGAAACCGCGACGGGTTCACTCCTTTGAATACGTGCCGGATGCTACTGTCTTTGCCGGCGGCATCCATCGCCTGAAACAGGACCAGCACGCCGTATTTCTCGTGGGCATGCATGCGATTCTGCGCCTGATCCATGCGGTCGCTGAGGGCATCAAGTTGGGCGGCCCGGTCAGTTTCGTCGGTATAAAAGGGCTCGACACGGGTGGGTGTCGATTTGTGAGCATAGGGCGTTTTCCCGTCGTAACGGAATTGGCTGGTGTTGATGCGTTTCATGGGCTGGGTACGGTTTCGCGCGTTGCCGGTCGCCGGACCGGTGCTACAGGAATCAACCACCCCTTGTCCAATTTGTTTACCGGGCAGCTCATTGGCCCTAGCTAAGAATTGACTGAGTAACCACTTGATTTACAATAAGTCACGATTGGCAATTAGTAGCCTCCATCTGGCCCTCTCCGACTACATATAGCTCAAACCAGCCAGGTTAGGCCAGTTAGAAACCCTTCCTCCCTCATTGGCACACCTTCCATCACGAGGGGAATGATTGGAGCGGTCGGGTCAAACCGTTGCGTCAGCAGGCCAATCTGGTAGCGGGTTTTCATCAGGGCAGCTGGATGCCCGCCCCAACGGCTTGATCAGTGGTTCTGTCATACCAATAGCCGGATCGTTTGACAAACACCCACCAATCAATAACAATCTGTTCATTTGAAAATAGCGATCGGCCAAATGGCGGTACATTCCAGTCTGTTCACTGCTTCGCTATTTTCTCTTTATGCAAACTGCATCTGCTAACATACCCACCTTACCCGTAAACGGCGTTACCTTCTACCTGCCCCAATCCATCGACGACGTCAAGGCATTGCTCCGGCAGGCCAGGCAGGCCAACCAGTCGGTTTCGGTGCGTGGCTCGGGCCACTCGTTTCCACTCACGCCCCAAACCGAAACGTCTGCCAACACGATGCACATCATGCTGTCGCATCTGAATGCCGTTTCGCTCGACAAAACCACCGGTATCGTGACAGTACAGGCGGGCTGCCACCTCGGTCTCGACCCGTTTGACCCCACCAAAATCTCCACGACCGAAAACTCACTCTGTTACCAGCTCGACCCCCTCGATGCGCAGGGCCGACGTACCCAGCCCCCCGGCTGGGCCTTACCCGACCTGGGTGGCATCACCCACCAGACCATCGGCGGGTTCATGGCTACGGGCTCGTCGGGTGGTTCCACCAAATTTGCCTTTGAAGACGCCCTCCTGAGCGTTCGGGTGGTGTATCACGGCGAAACCGACGTGGAAGAACGCGTCTTTGAACGACCGGCCACCAATGACCCCAACGATCCGTTCTACGGAGCGGCGTTTGCCAGCATGGGCCTGATGGGCATCGTGGTCGAGGCCACCTACCAGTGCATTCCGGCCTTCAACATCGTCGGGAGCGAGCAGACCTTTTCACAGAGCGACTGCTCGATGGTCGATCTGTTTGGTCCGGGCAGCGGCGATACACCCAGCCTGCAACAGTTTCTGAACAAAACCGATTACACCCGGCTGATGTGGTGGCCGCAGGCCTCAGAACAGGAGATGGTAATCTGGCAGGCCGCGCGGGCCGACGCGTTCAAGGACTGGCAGACGTTTGTGCCGAAGCCCTACCTGGAAGTACCCAAGCCCTTTGGCTCGCAGACCTTACAAGACGTGATCGAGTGGCTGGCGGGTAAACTCTTTGAAACCATCGATCGCCTGCCCTTTTTCATCGAGCTGATCATCAAACGCATCTTCCCCAAGGGCAACCCCACCCGCGAGGAACTGATTCGGGAACTCGAAAAAATGCAGGATGGCATGCTCCTCCGCATCCTGAAATTCTTTGTGAGTCAGGGCGAAGACCAGCAGTTTCAGGACATCTGGTGGAATGGCCTGCCTATGGACAATCAGATGAGCGACGATCTCTTTCCCGTCTGGTTTACCGAACTCTGGATACCGATCGAACAGACCGAAGCGGTCATGCAGTTTCTGAAGAAATTCTACCAGAATCCCGAAAACGCGGGCATCTTTTCGGTGGAACTCTACGCCGCCAAGGCCAGTGAATTCTGGCTTAGCCCGGCCTACGGCACCGATGTGTTCCGGGTCGATGTGTTCTGGTTTGCCAAAAACGAGGAAAACCCCGTCGACTACTACGACCGCTTCTGGAGAGCCCTGCCCGCCGCCGGGTTCTATTTCCGGCCACACTGGGGCAAATACCTGCCTGATCCCAATGGCCCGCAGGGCATAACGTACCTGCAGGCACAATACCCTCGCTGGAATGACTTCATGACCCTGCGCCAGCAGATGGACCCACACAACCTGTTTGTAACCCCCTACTGGCAGAAGCAATTAGGCTTGTCATAAAAAGAGCGCGCTACGGGGCAGCGCGCTCTTTTAGTTATTCTTTCAGTTTCGGAATCAGTTTCTTCAGCGCCTCGAACCGCTCAGGGTCAGGCTTCATCTCTTTGAGAGGTAGCTTTTTCAACTCCTCGATCAGGATGCGGCCCACCAGCAGGCGCATGTTCTTCTTATCGTCGGCGGGGACCACATACCAGGGTGCGTGGTCGGTTGCCGTTTTGTTGATGGCTTTCTCAAATGCCTCCTGATAATCGTCCCAGAATTCGCGCTCGTGCAAATCGCCCTCCTCAAATTTCCAGTTTTTGTCGGGCTCTTCAATCCGGGCTAGTAGGCGCTCGGCCTGTTCTTTTTTGGAGACGTGCAGAAAAAACTTAATCGTGCGGAAGCCATTCCAGTGCAGGTGTTTCTCCATGTCGGCAATGGCTTCGTAGCGGTGCTTCCATACTTTGTCCAGGTCATCGATAAACTCGGCGGGCACCCGTTGGCTCTGGGTCAGTAGCTCGGGATGCACTTTCACCACCAGCACCTCTTCGTAATATGACCGGTTGAAAATCCCGATCATGCCCCGCTCGGGCAATTCGCGGTAGCTGCGCCAGAGCCAGTCGTGATCCAGCTCCTGCTCGGTTGGGCGTTTGAACGAATAGACCCGCAACCCGAGCGGATTAGTCCCCCTGAACACGTGCTGAATGGTGCCGTCTTTGCCGGCGGCATCCATCGCCTGAAATACAGCCAGCACCCCATACCGGTTGTCCGAAAACATGCGCGTCTGTAACTCGTCGATCTCGGCCGCGTTGGCGCTCAGTTGCGCATCATAGTCGGCGTCGTCGGCATAATAATCATCGACTTTGGTCTTCGCTTTTTTGATCGAAAACTTGTCAGAACCATCAAACCGAAAGGGGCTGGTGTCAATCTTGCTCATAAAGTGTTGGCAGGCGTGAACGGCTGTACCTGAGATAAAAGTAAGCCAAGTGACCGAATGGTGGCTGCTGTTTTGTCGGCGCTCCCATCCTATCGGCAAACTAATGCGTAGATGAGAATGTTAAGTTAACAGGCAACTAACTTGCTTTCATCGCAAATGACAACTGCCCCGTTTCGTTTTGCTGTCACGCTCCTGGCCATCTGGTTCAGTGTTGGCGCCACAGCCCAAACGCTCCCCCAATCAACTAAATCAAAACGAATGACTTCTGAATCAGCTTCATCGGCAACACTCGAAAAAGCGACGTTTGGCACTGGTTGCTTCTGGTGTACTGAAGCCATGTTTGAAACACTCGACGGTGTTAAATCGGCGGTATCGGGCTACGAAGGTGGTCAAACCAAAAACCCGTCCTACAAAGACGTTTGCAGCGGCGAGACCGGCCATGCCGAGTGCGTGGAGGTGACCTACGACCCCAGCAAAGTAACCTACGCCGAATTGCTCGAAGCGTTTTTTCGTAGCCACGACCCTACCAGCCTCAACCGGCAGGGAGCCGACGTCGGCACGCAATACCGCTCGGTGGTCTTTTACCACAACGATGAGCAAAAACGGCTGGCAGAAACGGCCAAAGCCGAGCTGGACAAATCGGGTGCGTATAGTAAACCCATCGTGACGGAAATTAGCCCCGCCACCACCTTCTACGAGGCCGAAGCCTATCACCAGAATTACTTCGCCAATAACCCCGACCAGGGCTATTGCGCCTTTGTGATCGCGCCCAAGCTCGACAAATTCAAAAAAGTATTTAAAGAGAAGCTACGCGCCGACGTTAGCCACTAACGCTGGCTGCTTGTCTTGAAAAGCCCCAATTCAGCGCTGGATTGGGGCTTTCTTCGTTAGTCAGCCGCTTTTTTCGTGCTGTACACCTGCGGTTCTTCAGCCGACGGAATTCGCCCCATCCTAATTTTGTCCTTAATCTGCAACGTTTCGTCGCGCTATATATAACCCTACAGGTAAGTACTGAGTTAATGAAAGGACTACTTGCAGTGCCGCTGATCTATGCTGCAATAACCACCGGATAAATCAGCCCATTCATGCCCGCTACCACTACAACCACACCTGATCTGCTTGATGAGGCCAATCGTCTTGAGGCGGTGAAAAGCTACAACATACTCGACACCCTGCCCGAGCAGGAGTATGACGAGTTGACCCAGTTAGCGTCGCACATTTGCCAGACACCCATTGCGCTCATCAGCCTGATCGACGAACGTCGACAGTGGTTCAAATCAACCCATGGGCTGGCTATTCAGGAGTCGCCACGGGCAGTTGCCTTTTGCAATCACACTATCCAGAGCCCGCAGGACGTGTTCGTGGTTCCCGATTCGCGCCTCGACGAACGGTTTGCCGAAAACCCACTGGTGACCGACGACCCCAACGTTGTTTTCTATGCAGGCGTACCGCTGGTTGATGATCAAGGGTATGCACTTGGCTCCTTGTGTGTTATTGACCGTAAGCCCAATCAACTAAGTGCGGCTCAACTGTCGGCTCTCAAAGTACTGGCCAAGCAGGTTGTGAATCTGTTTATTCTACGCAAGCAAAACCAGTTGCTGAATGCCCATCAGGCAGAAATGCAACAGACCATCACGTACCTGGCTGATACACAGCACCATCTAACCCAAAGCGAGACCAGCTATAGGCAGCTTGCCGAAGAGCTGGAAGAACGGGTACAGCAACGTACCCAGGAACTGGAACAAGCTAACCGCGAACTCAAACGGTCAAACGATAACCTTCAGCAGTTTGCCTACGTGGCCAGCCACGATTTGCAGGAGCCGCTGCGGAAGATCCAGTCGTTTGGTGCGCTGCTACAGGAACACCTTGGCAAACACGTTGACGAGCAAGCCGCCGATTACCTGAATCGGATGATTTCTGCGGCTACCCGGATGTCGCTCCTGATCACTGACCTGTTAACGTTCTCGCGTTTGTCTACCCGGCAGCGACCACCCGAATCGGTTGATTTACAAAGAATTGTAGCGAATACCCTGGACACGCTATCGTTGCAGATTAGTCAGCGGAATGCCCAGATTACGGTACAGCCATTACCCACTGTGCTGGGCGATGAAACGCAACTGACGCAGTTACTCCAGAACCTGTTGTCGAATGCAATCAAGTTCACCCCGCCGGAGCAAACACCGCAGATTCAGATTAGCCATACGCTCCTGAATAGAGCAGAATTACCGGCTCAATTACGCCCCACAAGTAATGCCGAGCGCTTTCATCAGATCGATGTCCGCGATCAGGGCATTGGGTTTGACCCCAAATACTTGGATCGCATCTTCCAGGTATTTCAGCGGCTGCACACAAAGCATCAATTTGCGGGTACCGGCATTGGCCTCGCTATTTGCGAGCGTGTGGCTACCAATCATAGCGGTTGCTTAACTGCCCATAGCCAACCAGGGCAGGGAGCCACTTTTTCGATCTATTTACCCGCTTAATTAAGGTAGTTGCTGCTCATAGCCTAGCCGGTCATGTCAATGAGTAGCAGAGATTGACGTATATGGCATACCGTTCAACCAGATACTTAGCCTGGCATGACCCAATCGTAATGTAGCCCGATCAGGCTTTAGTTGTCCTGGCTTACTGATAGCGGCCGGTTTGCCAATGAGCACCTGCCTATCGGGTGAGTTTGAGCAAGTTGCCGCTCGTAGCGCATTGTGTGACAAAAAAGCGCTATGCTGACAGGTCACTGGTAGCGCATTTCGTTTGACAAAAACGACCAGTAACGGGTTGTACACAATTCGGCGTTGATACAATCATTAGGCTATCACTTACTTTCAAGTATAATTTCAAAACAATGAAGTTATATGACAATACCAATATCATTTGTTAACTTGCTAAATAGTACACATTATTGTCAATATATCACGTCAATGGCTTGGTGCGGGCAATAACGCACAGATGCTTAAACCGTTGAAACGGCCCTCTTTTGCCAGAGTTCTGCCCTTTCTGATAGAGCAACTAGTAGCAGGTATACTAAACGGTTATTGTCTATCAATAGCCTCATAAAACATAAGATGGGCTGCTGCTGGTAGCAACAACCCATCGTTTCTTTTTAGTTGGATAAAGTAAATTGAAAAGCTTCGGTCGTGATGAACTGAAGCTTTTTTGTTACTGTGTGATTCATAATAACAATCGCAAATATGAGCTATTAGTTAACAAAGGCAAGTCTCCTATTGAGAAAATTATTGATTGAGTGGTCGGTTGCACACTCATGTTCCACAGCAACCAACTGACTAACGTACCTGGCCAGGTACGTTGCTGATTCCCTATACAAACAAAGCGTACCGGAACAGGCAATCAGCTAGAGGCTCCTCTACACTGACGACCCGTTTCAGTACGCTTCCAATGTAACACGTAGCTACTGGCTATTAGACAAACTCGACGCCCCGCTCTTTGGCGTCGGCAACGAATTCTTTCACCTTTTGCTCTTCCTCTTTCCGGCAGATCATCAGTACGTTGTCATACTCGGCCACAATGTATCCGTCGAGGCCGTTGACCACAACGAGGCGATCTTTGGGTGTTTTGATAATGCAGTTGCGCGTATCATAGAGCATGATATGCCCGTCGATCACGTTCAGCTCGTCGCTCTTGTCGGATACTTCATACAATGATTTCCACGTACCCAGATCCGACCAACCGAAGTCGCTCAGCACCACGTAGACATTATCGGCCTTTTCCATCACGCCATTGTCGATGGAAATACTTTTGCAAAGCGAGTACGCCTTGTCAACAAACGCCTGCTCATCGCCGGTGTAATAAATCGATTTCCCCTCGGTGAAAATCTCGGCGACTTCGGGCAGGTATTCGTTGAACGCTTTGCAGATGCTCTGTACATTCCAGACGAAGATACCCGCGTTCCAAACGAATTCGCCGCTTTCCACAAACTGCTTGGCTAGTTCGAGGTGGGGCTTTTCGGTAAACGTTTTTACCTTCTTCACCTCGCTTCCCGACTCATCGTCGGCGATGTATTGGATATACCCGTATCCGGTATCAGGGCGGCTGGGCTGAATTCCGAGCGTTACCAGCACGTCGTTATCCTTCGTGGCGGCCAACGCCGTCCGGATCGTGCGCTGAAACTCATCCTGCTTCAGAATGATATGGTCGGCCGGCGCCACTACGATATTGGCCTGCGGGTCGCGCTCGGCAATTTTATAACAGGCGTAAGCAATGCAGGGGGCCGTATTGCGCGCGACTGGTTCGCACAGAATCTGATCGTCAGACAGCTGCGGTAGCTGTTGCTGGCACAGATCCTTGTATTTGTCGCTGGTAACGATGTAAATGTTTTCGGGCGGGCAGATCCCGTCGAACCGATCAGCAGTTTGTTGCAGCAGTGTACGGCCCGTGCCAAGTACATCGTGGAACTGCTTGGGGTAGGTACTGCGGCTGAATGGCCAGAAACGAGTTCCGACGCCACCTGCCATTATGATAACATATGTGTGATTCATGAGCAAAAGTCGACTTATCGCGCCTACTAAACTGCCGACAAGAAAGTTGATACCACAAAAGTAAGCTAAAGGGCTGTTGACCCGGGGTAGCCAGTGGATAATTACGAGCGTACGAACCGCTAGTGAGCTCAGAGACAGTCCAATGAAGGAGCGGATATATTATTATTTCATCATAAATTAGGATTTGTTACCAATATTTGACTTAGGTAACCGAAAAATAAATTGCTGATTAACAATACATTAACAAAAAAATCAGGCAACTCAACACGTAAATATTTCAATATAAAATTGTACAAAGTGCATATTGTCAGTATGTTTATCCACCTAATCAGGTTTAACTCACTACAACAAACATCCTATGCTGAGACACTTACACCTAAAGGCCACGCTTGCTGGCCTGTTTTTTTTGCTGACTCTCACGGCAGCCTGGGCTCAGACTAAACTATCGGGGCGCATCAGTGACGCCAGTGGTCAGCCGCTGCCCGGTGTCAGCCTGACCGTCAAGGGGCGGGTATCGGGCACGATT comes from Fibrella aestuarina BUZ 2 and encodes:
- a CDS encoding PPK2 family polyphosphate kinase; protein product: MSKIDTSPFRFDGSDKFSIKKAKTKVDDYYADDADYDAQLSANAAEIDELQTRMFSDNRYGVLAVFQAMDAAGKDGTIQHVFRGTNPLGLRVYSFKRPTEQELDHDWLWRSYRELPERGMIGIFNRSYYEEVLVVKVHPELLTQSQRVPAEFIDDLDKVWKHRYEAIADMEKHLHWNGFRTIKFFLHVSKKEQAERLLARIEEPDKNWKFEEGDLHEREFWDDYQEAFEKAINKTATDHAPWYVVPADDKKNMRLLVGRILIEELKKLPLKEMKPDPERFEALKKLIPKLKE
- the msrA gene encoding peptide-methionine (S)-S-oxide reductase MsrA → MTSESASSATLEKATFGTGCFWCTEAMFETLDGVKSAVSGYEGGQTKNPSYKDVCSGETGHAECVEVTYDPSKVTYAELLEAFFRSHDPTSLNRQGADVGTQYRSVVFYHNDEQKRLAETAKAELDKSGAYSKPIVTEISPATTFYEAEAYHQNYFANNPDQGYCAFVIAPKLDKFKKVFKEKLRADVSH
- a CDS encoding GAF domain-containing sensor histidine kinase, which translates into the protein MPATTTTTPDLLDEANRLEAVKSYNILDTLPEQEYDELTQLASHICQTPIALISLIDERRQWFKSTHGLAIQESPRAVAFCNHTIQSPQDVFVVPDSRLDERFAENPLVTDDPNVVFYAGVPLVDDQGYALGSLCVIDRKPNQLSAAQLSALKVLAKQVVNLFILRKQNQLLNAHQAEMQQTITYLADTQHHLTQSETSYRQLAEELEERVQQRTQELEQANRELKRSNDNLQQFAYVASHDLQEPLRKIQSFGALLQEHLGKHVDEQAADYLNRMISAATRMSLLITDLLTFSRLSTRQRPPESVDLQRIVANTLDTLSLQISQRNAQITVQPLPTVLGDETQLTQLLQNLLSNAIKFTPPEQTPQIQISHTLLNRAELPAQLRPTSNAERFHQIDVRDQGIGFDPKYLDRIFQVFQRLHTKHQFAGTGIGLAICERVATNHSGCLTAHSQPGQGATFSIYLPA
- a CDS encoding mannose-1-phosphate guanylyltransferase, which gives rise to MNHTYVIIMAGGVGTRFWPFSRSTYPKQFHDVLGTGRTLLQQTADRFDGICPPENIYIVTSDKYKDLCQQQLPQLSDDQILCEPVARNTAPCIAYACYKIAERDPQANIVVAPADHIILKQDEFQRTIRTALAATKDNDVLVTLGIQPSRPDTGYGYIQYIADDESGSEVKKVKTFTEKPHLELAKQFVESGEFVWNAGIFVWNVQSICKAFNEYLPEVAEIFTEGKSIYYTGDEQAFVDKAYSLCKSISIDNGVMEKADNVYVVLSDFGWSDLGTWKSLYEVSDKSDELNVIDGHIMLYDTRNCIIKTPKDRLVVVNGLDGYIVAEYDNVLMICRKEEEQKVKEFVADAKERGVEFV